A genomic segment from Leptolyngbya boryana PCC 6306 encodes:
- a CDS encoding serpin family protein has protein sequence MRISQWIGYSCAVILAMTALSCSTSANSQNPKQALPKQQVPPSLEVPSVNPKLVAANTKFGFKLFSEILKKDSQKNVFVSPSSVAIALSMTYNGANGNTKQAMANALQFQGMTLEELNNSQRNLMANLTQVDPKVKLSIANSLWAKEGIAFNLNFLQQNEKFYDAKVKTLDFKRPTASDEINGWVKENTNGKIEKIVDRITPEHMMFLINAIYFKGAWSNEFDQKNTENRPFSLTNGTKKQVPLMKRQGEYRYSETDQFQAISLPYGNGRMSMYVFLPKSNLTAFQKSLTAENWQTWMKQFSSREGQIQLPRFKMDYEVDLKTALSALGMGLAFQDAADFSNLSKATTKIDEVKHKTFVEVNEEGTEAAAVTSVGVVATSAQIQEEPFKMIVDRPFFCAIRDNQTGEILFMGSIVNPE, from the coding sequence ATGAGAATATCTCAATGGATTGGCTATTCATGCGCTGTAATTCTTGCAATGACTGCGCTATCTTGTTCGACATCAGCAAATTCGCAGAATCCAAAGCAAGCCCTACCAAAACAGCAAGTTCCACCGTCGCTTGAAGTTCCTTCTGTGAATCCAAAACTAGTTGCAGCGAATACGAAGTTTGGATTCAAGTTATTTTCTGAAATTCTTAAAAAAGACAGTCAAAAGAATGTCTTTGTCTCACCTTCTAGTGTTGCGATCGCGCTTTCGATGACCTACAACGGTGCAAACGGCAACACGAAGCAAGCGATGGCAAATGCGCTGCAATTCCAGGGAATGACGCTGGAAGAACTCAATAATTCGCAGCGGAATTTGATGGCAAATTTGACCCAAGTTGATCCGAAAGTGAAATTGTCGATCGCAAATTCGCTCTGGGCAAAAGAAGGCATTGCATTTAATCTCAACTTCTTACAGCAAAATGAGAAATTCTATGACGCTAAAGTCAAAACTTTAGATTTTAAACGACCCACTGCATCTGATGAAATTAACGGTTGGGTCAAAGAAAATACGAATGGAAAAATTGAGAAAATTGTCGATCGTATTACTCCTGAGCATATGATGTTTTTGATCAACGCCATTTATTTCAAAGGGGCATGGTCGAATGAATTTGATCAGAAAAATACAGAAAATCGTCCATTTTCCCTAACAAATGGCACGAAGAAACAAGTTCCACTGATGAAGCGGCAAGGAGAATATCGCTACTCAGAAACCGACCAGTTTCAAGCGATTAGTTTGCCGTATGGCAATGGGCGAATGAGCATGTATGTGTTTTTGCCAAAGTCAAATCTGACTGCATTTCAAAAGAGTTTGACGGCTGAGAATTGGCAAACCTGGATGAAGCAATTTTCGAGTCGTGAAGGTCAGATTCAACTGCCTCGATTCAAGATGGATTATGAGGTGGATCTAAAAACGGCGTTGTCCGCTTTAGGAATGGGTCTTGCGTTTCAAGATGCCGCAGATTTCTCGAATTTAAGTAAAGCCACAACGAAAATCGATGAGGTTAAACATAAGACGTTCGTTGAGGTCAATGAAGAAGGAACGGAAGCGGCGGCAGTCACCTCAGTAGGAGTTGTTGCGACTTCGGCTCAAATTCAAGAAGAGCCGTTTAAGATGATTGTCGATCGACCATTCTTCTGCGCGATTCGAGACAATCAAACGGGTGAAATTTTGTTCATGGGTTCGATCGTGAATCCAGAATAA